From Saccopteryx leptura isolate mSacLep1 chromosome 3, mSacLep1_pri_phased_curated, whole genome shotgun sequence, one genomic window encodes:
- the TSPYL4 gene encoding testis-specific Y-encoded-like protein 4: MSGLDDGNNLSVAETCGPASPDHAPGHPDLNQGQREETEATQVMAHTGEGSLETSEEGGAPQAPASYGPVFRIRIAGSRGAAAIKAGQKEAPSPTEREKVAPASPAVASDNSQENGCQLREPSGEKALESGGAEGSGSQMMPGAKAKEVMTKDCAISGTAEKEGVAEEVVEEKKVIQKEKKVVGGAKEETRARAPKINNCMDSLEAIDQELSNVNAQADRAFLQLERKFGRMRRLHMQRRSFIIQNIPGFWVTAFRNHPQLSPMISGLDEDMMRYMINLEVEELKHPRAGCKFKFIFQGNPYFRNEGLVKEYERRSSGRVVSLSTPIRWHRGQDPQSHIHRNREGNTIPSFFNWFSDHSLLEFDRIAEIIKAELWPNPLQYYLMGDGPRRGIRDPARQPVESSRSFRFQSG; the protein is encoded by the coding sequence ATGAGCGGCCTGGATGACGGTAACAACCTTTCTGTCGCTGAAACCTGCGGCCCCGCTTCTCCTGACCATGCCCCGGGACATCCGGACCTAAACCAGGGCCAGCGCGAGGAAACCGAGGCTACACAGGTGATGGCGCACACAGGTGAGGGCAGCTTGGAGACCTCTGAGGAGGGAGGCGCCCCCCAGGCCCCCGCCAGCTATGGCCCTGTGTTCCGCATTCGAATCGCTGGGAGCCGTGGCGCTGCAGCAATTAAAGCCGGCCAGAAAGAGGCTCCATCTCCcacggagagagagaaagtagccCCTGCCTCCCCCGCGGTGGCATCCGACAATAGCCAGGAAAATGGCTGTCAGCTTAGAGAGCCGAGTGGGGAGAAAGCTCTAGAATCCGGTGGCGCAGAGGGGTCGGGGTCTCAGATGATGCCTGGGGCGAAGGCCAAGGAAGTGATGACAAAGGACTGCGCCATCTCTGGGACAGCGGAGAAGGAGGGAGTAgcagaggaggtggtggaggaaaAGAAGGTGATACAGAAGGAGAAAAAGGTGGTAGGAGGAGCGAAAGAGGAGACGCGAGCCAGGGCCCCGAAGATCAATAACTGCATGGACTCCTTGGAGGCCATCGACCAGGAGCTGTCAAACGTAAACGCCCAGGCAGACAGGGCCTTCCTTCAGCTGGAGCGCAAGTTTGGCCGGATGCGAAGGCTCCATATGCAGCGCAGAAGTTTCATTATCCAAAATATCCCAGGTTTCTGGGTCACTGCCTTTCGGAACCACCCCCAGCTGTCACCTATGATCAGTGGTCTAGATGAAGACATGATGAGGTACATGATCAATTTGGAGGTGGAGGAGCTTAAACACCCTAGAGCAGGCTGCAAATTCAAGTTCATCTTTCAGGGCAACCCCTACTTCCGAAATGAGGGGCTGGTCAAGGAGTATGAGCGCAGATCCTCTGGCAGGGTGGTGTCTCTTTCCACTCCAATCCGCTGGCACCGGGGCCAAGACCCCCAGTCCCATATCCACAGGAACCGGGAAGGCAACACGATCCCCAGTTTCTTCAACTGGTTCTCAGACCATAGCCTCCTAGAATTCGACAGAATTGCTGAGATTATCAAAGCAGAACTGTGGCCCAATCCCCTACAGTATTACCTGATGGGTGATGGGCCCCGTAGAGGAATTCGAGACCCAGCAAGGCAGCCAGTGGAGAGCTCGCGGTCCTTCCGGTTCCAGTCTGGCTAA